A genomic segment from Segniliparus rotundus DSM 44985 encodes:
- a CDS encoding carboxymuconolactone decarboxylase family protein produces MATSAQPRIAPGGFWHIGPIAWIANKTGSRLMGVPDYRVVTTLGRNKRLFPFFFAYISYFQYLSQIRLRNVELAILRVAHLRESVYELNHHIVMSARAGITDEERARVGEGPSAPGWSAKEKALLTAVDGYITDKAIADADWAELRRHFHERQILEILLLVGSYDSLATTFDIIGLQTEYPANPFE; encoded by the coding sequence TTGGCCACATCCGCGCAGCCGCGCATTGCGCCCGGAGGATTCTGGCACATCGGCCCGATCGCGTGGATCGCGAACAAAACCGGCTCCCGCCTGATGGGAGTCCCCGACTACCGAGTGGTCACCACGCTCGGGCGCAACAAGCGCCTGTTCCCTTTTTTCTTCGCCTATATCTCGTATTTCCAATACCTCTCGCAGATCCGGCTGCGCAATGTGGAACTCGCCATCCTGCGGGTGGCGCACCTGCGCGAGTCGGTCTACGAGCTCAATCATCATATCGTGATGAGCGCCAGGGCCGGAATCACCGACGAGGAGCGCGCCCGCGTCGGCGAAGGGCCCTCGGCGCCCGGCTGGAGCGCGAAGGAGAAAGCTCTGCTCACCGCAGTCGACGGGTACATCACGGACAAAGCGATCGCCGACGCGGACTGGGCGGAGCTCAGAAGGCACTTCCACGAACGCCAGATCCTGGAAATCTTGCTCCTCGTCGGCTCCTACGACTCGCTCGCCACAACGTTCGACATCATCGGCTTGCAGACCGAATACCCCGCAAACCCGTTCGAGTAG
- the rsmI gene encoding 16S rRNA (cytidine(1402)-2'-O)-methyltransferase, producing the protein MLVLGATPLGNPADASQRLKDVLASADVVAAEDTRRAKDLARALGVRISGRLVSFHDHAEERRIEQLVSELRDGRTVLVVSDAGTPLVNDPGFRLVRAVVAQELPVTCLPGPSAVTAALALSGLATDRFCFEGFAPRKSQARRAWFAQLRSETRTCVFFEAPHRIADCLRDAVAELGADRPAAVCRELTKTYEEVRRGSLADLAAWAADGLRGEITVVLGAAEAAHADMAALVRKVEQFVAAGARFSETVSLIAAEAGIAKRELYAEAVAARGETG; encoded by the coding sequence ATGTTGGTGCTCGGAGCAACGCCGCTCGGCAATCCCGCAGACGCGAGCCAACGGCTGAAAGACGTCCTCGCTTCGGCCGACGTCGTGGCCGCGGAGGACACCAGGCGCGCGAAGGACCTGGCCCGCGCCCTCGGGGTCCGCATCTCGGGGCGGCTGGTGAGTTTTCACGACCACGCCGAGGAGCGGCGGATCGAGCAGCTGGTCTCGGAACTGCGCGACGGTCGCACGGTCCTGGTGGTCAGCGACGCGGGAACCCCCCTGGTGAACGACCCGGGTTTTCGCCTGGTCCGCGCCGTTGTGGCCCAGGAGCTGCCGGTGACGTGCCTGCCGGGCCCCTCCGCGGTCACGGCCGCGCTCGCGCTTTCCGGCCTCGCCACGGACCGGTTTTGCTTCGAAGGGTTCGCGCCGCGCAAATCGCAGGCGCGCCGGGCGTGGTTCGCGCAGCTGCGCTCCGAGACCCGGACCTGTGTTTTCTTCGAAGCTCCGCACCGGATCGCGGATTGCTTGCGCGACGCGGTCGCCGAACTCGGCGCCGACCGCCCTGCCGCTGTCTGCCGCGAGCTCACGAAAACCTATGAGGAAGTGCGCAGAGGCTCTCTCGCCGACCTGGCGGCCTGGGCCGCGGACGGGTTGCGGGGCGAGATCACCGTGGTGCTCGGCGCGGCGGAGGCCGCGCACGCCGACATGGCCGCTCTGGTGCGCAAAGTGGAGCAGTTCGTCGCGGCGGGCGCCCGGTTCAGTGAAACAGTGTCGCTCATCGCCGCCGAGGCGGGGATCGCCAAACGGGAGCTGTACGCGGAGGCTGTCGCGGCCCGCGGGGAAACCGGCTGA
- a CDS encoding resuscitation-promoting factor has protein sequence MTDENDTSAPSVSMDGAKPPRSLRERLALRGAVAALLLTIGAGGVLVIAQRHTVTLDVDGAAQEFTTTKDNVAGALAEAGYQVRKSDQVSPAPDAQIDEGQRITLARARILRVIALGPDGKPVSDRNLVTTEHTVTAALAEHDMTTADGSVGAVGDQRIPLEGLVVRLREPRTITLSDGGVTRQVRVVGGTVRQVLDSAGVRLGAQDFADPGLDASADGVQTLTVNRVEMKTETVIEAYQPEDQLIQDESKNFSWSKLDDPGSEGSQRVTYSIKYVNGQPVERTPLNRSILVEGKPRVMEVGAKPGTEVPPVLDGGAWDSLAACESGGNWHINNGNGFYGGVQFDYGTWIAHGGLKYAPRADLATREEQIAIARTTQSSQGWGAWPVCSVKAGLR, from the coding sequence ATGACCGACGAGAACGACACGAGCGCCCCCTCCGTGTCGATGGACGGGGCCAAGCCGCCCCGGTCGCTGCGCGAGAGGCTTGCCCTGCGCGGCGCGGTGGCCGCTCTGCTCCTCACCATCGGCGCGGGCGGCGTGCTCGTCATCGCGCAACGCCACACCGTCACGCTCGACGTCGACGGGGCGGCGCAGGAATTCACCACGACCAAAGACAATGTGGCCGGCGCCCTCGCAGAGGCGGGTTACCAAGTCCGCAAGAGCGACCAGGTCAGCCCCGCCCCAGACGCGCAGATCGACGAGGGGCAGCGCATCACCCTCGCCCGCGCCCGCATTCTGCGGGTGATCGCGCTCGGCCCGGACGGGAAGCCGGTGTCGGACCGCAATCTCGTCACCACGGAGCACACAGTGACCGCCGCGCTCGCAGAGCACGACATGACCACCGCTGACGGGAGCGTCGGCGCCGTTGGCGACCAGCGGATCCCATTGGAAGGGCTCGTCGTGCGGCTGCGCGAGCCCCGCACGATCACGCTCTCCGACGGCGGCGTCACGCGCCAGGTCCGCGTCGTCGGCGGCACGGTGCGCCAAGTGCTCGACAGCGCCGGGGTGCGTTTGGGCGCCCAAGACTTCGCCGATCCCGGACTCGACGCCTCCGCCGACGGCGTGCAAACGCTCACCGTCAACCGCGTCGAGATGAAAACCGAGACCGTGATCGAGGCCTACCAGCCGGAAGACCAGCTGATACAGGACGAGTCGAAAAACTTCAGCTGGTCCAAACTGGACGATCCGGGCTCAGAGGGCTCGCAGCGCGTCACGTACTCCATCAAGTACGTCAACGGCCAGCCTGTGGAACGCACGCCGCTCAACCGCTCCATCCTGGTCGAAGGCAAGCCCCGTGTCATGGAAGTCGGCGCGAAACCGGGCACCGAAGTGCCCCCGGTCCTCGACGGCGGCGCCTGGGACTCCTTGGCCGCCTGCGAGTCGGGCGGGAACTGGCACATCAACAACGGCAACGGCTTCTACGGCGGCGTGCAGTTCGACTACGGCACCTGGATCGCGCACGGCGGTCTGAAATACGCCCCCCGCGCGGACCTCGCCACGCGCGAAGAGCAGATCGCGATCGCCCGCACCACCCAATCGTCCCAAGGCTGGGGCGCGTGGCCGGTGTGCAGCGTCAAAGCCGGTTTGCGGTAG
- a CDS encoding sigma 54-interacting transcriptional regulator, with the protein MTFEEHAKPTTLGELRASGHRERSVKQEIAENLLAALKEGRNPWPGLFGLENTVLPQLERALIAHHDFVLLGERGQGKTRLLRSLAGLLDEWTPVIQGSELGEHPYRPITPASIRRAAELGDGLPVAWKHRSERYTEKLATPDTSVGDLIGDIDPVKVAEGRSLGDPDTIAYGLVPRAHRGIVAINELPDLAERIQVAMLNVMEERDIQVRGHTLRLPLDVLMTASANPEDYTNRGRIITPLKDRFGAEIRTHYPADLDAEVEVIEQEASLSANVPRYLAEIVARCTQLLRESSSVDQRSGVSARFSIAAAETVAAAALRRAALTGETEAVARIVDLGSVVDVLRGKIEFESGEEGREQEILSHLVRRATADVARRHLAGVDVGPLLAAVENGQSVTTGEVVPAKDVLASVENLAVVDVVARQLGAASTGERAGAVELALEALYLARRLDKVSDSKTSVYG; encoded by the coding sequence GTGACGTTTGAGGAGCACGCGAAACCGACGACCCTGGGAGAGCTCCGAGCCTCGGGGCACAGAGAGCGATCGGTGAAGCAAGAGATCGCGGAGAACCTCTTGGCGGCGCTGAAGGAAGGGCGAAACCCTTGGCCAGGGCTGTTCGGACTCGAGAACACGGTCCTCCCCCAGCTCGAACGCGCGCTCATCGCGCACCACGACTTTGTGCTCCTCGGCGAGCGCGGCCAAGGCAAGACCCGCTTGCTCCGCTCCCTGGCAGGGCTCCTGGACGAGTGGACCCCGGTGATCCAAGGTTCCGAGCTCGGCGAGCACCCCTACCGGCCGATCACCCCCGCGTCGATCCGGCGCGCCGCCGAACTCGGCGACGGCCTGCCGGTGGCCTGGAAGCACCGCAGCGAGCGGTACACCGAAAAACTCGCGACCCCGGACACTTCGGTGGGCGACCTGATCGGCGACATCGACCCGGTGAAAGTCGCCGAGGGCCGCAGCCTCGGCGATCCTGACACCATCGCCTACGGCCTGGTCCCCAGGGCGCACCGAGGGATCGTCGCGATCAACGAGCTGCCCGACCTCGCCGAACGCATCCAGGTCGCCATGCTCAACGTCATGGAGGAGCGCGACATCCAGGTCCGGGGCCACACGCTGCGCCTGCCCTTGGACGTGCTCATGACAGCCTCGGCGAACCCGGAGGACTACACGAACCGCGGCCGGATCATCACGCCGCTCAAGGACCGCTTCGGGGCAGAGATCCGCACCCACTACCCTGCCGATCTGGACGCGGAAGTCGAAGTGATCGAGCAGGAGGCGAGCCTGTCCGCGAACGTGCCCCGCTACCTCGCCGAAATCGTCGCGCGCTGCACGCAGCTCCTGCGCGAGTCCAGCTCTGTCGACCAACGCTCCGGGGTCTCCGCCCGGTTCTCGATCGCCGCCGCGGAGACGGTGGCGGCCGCCGCGCTGCGCCGCGCCGCCCTGACCGGCGAGACGGAGGCCGTGGCCCGCATCGTGGACCTCGGCTCGGTCGTCGACGTGCTGCGGGGGAAAATCGAATTCGAATCCGGCGAAGAGGGCCGCGAGCAGGAAATCCTCAGCCACCTTGTGCGCCGGGCGACCGCCGACGTCGCGCGTCGGCATCTCGCAGGCGTCGACGTCGGGCCGCTCCTGGCCGCGGTGGAGAACGGGCAGAGCGTGACCACCGGCGAGGTGGTCCCGGCGAAAGACGTGCTCGCCTCGGTGGAAAATCTCGCCGTTGTGGACGTCGTCGCCCGCCAGCTCGGCGCGGCGAGCACCGGCGAGCGGGCGGGCGCGGTGGAACTGGCTCTGGAAGCGCTCTACCTCGCGCGCAGGCTCGACAAAGTCTCCGACTCGAAGACCTCGGTGTATGGCTGA
- a CDS encoding vWA domain-containing protein encodes MADSSYRRYTGGPDPLAPPVDLREALAQVGDQVMAGSSPRRAISELMRRGMRGRKGLDDLAAAAHRRRREILAEHNLGGTLKETADLLQEAILEERKELARALDDEARFQEMELMALDASPAKAIQQLKRYRWRNQKARAAYEKIGQLLGQELLEQYFDGMKQLLRSADNPSVREQTQRMLADLNALLAKHASGQDVADDFASFLAEHGGLFPENPRTVEDLIDILAKRAAAARRMRNSLSPEQRAELDELAQQAFGAPELGKALAELGSRLENARPGEDWHGQEAFHGEAPLGLGAGARAMADIAELDQLADALSQGYDGARVEDVDMDALRRQLGDEAAADLRRLSELERALVEEGFLQRGADGQWRLSPKAMRQLGQAAFRDLVGDVGARAGARETRRAGAAGEPTGQSRPWQFGDLQPWDIPRTVGNAVLRSVARGQAAPPLRLHVDDVEVQETEARQQAAVALLVDTSFSMVVEDRWLPMKRTALALQHLVATRFRSDALQIVGFGRHARALTAAELVALDSVHQQGTNLHHAVLLALRHLRRHPNAQPVLLIVTDGEPTAHVDEQSGEAVFQYPTSHTTLRLTVDALDQTAKLGAHTTIVRLGDDPGLAHFLDQVARRIGGRVVATDADGLGAAVVSDYLRARRSG; translated from the coding sequence ATGGCTGACTCCAGCTATCGCCGATACACCGGAGGACCTGACCCGCTCGCCCCTCCGGTGGATTTGCGCGAGGCTTTGGCCCAGGTCGGCGACCAGGTCATGGCAGGCTCTTCGCCGCGAAGGGCGATCTCCGAACTCATGCGCAGGGGAATGCGCGGGCGCAAAGGCCTGGACGACCTCGCGGCGGCGGCGCATCGGCGGCGGCGCGAAATCCTCGCCGAGCACAACCTCGGGGGCACGCTCAAAGAAACCGCGGACCTGCTGCAAGAAGCCATCCTCGAAGAGCGCAAAGAGCTCGCGCGCGCCCTGGACGACGAAGCGCGCTTTCAGGAAATGGAGCTCATGGCGCTCGACGCCTCGCCGGCAAAGGCGATCCAGCAGCTCAAGCGGTACCGCTGGCGCAACCAGAAGGCGCGGGCTGCGTACGAGAAGATCGGCCAGCTGCTCGGCCAAGAACTGCTCGAACAGTATTTCGACGGCATGAAGCAGCTGCTGCGCAGCGCCGACAACCCCTCGGTGCGCGAGCAAACGCAACGGATGCTGGCCGATCTGAACGCGTTGCTCGCCAAACACGCGAGCGGGCAGGACGTCGCCGACGACTTCGCCTCGTTCCTGGCGGAACACGGGGGCCTGTTCCCGGAGAACCCCCGCACTGTCGAGGATTTGATCGACATTCTGGCCAAGCGGGCGGCAGCCGCCCGACGGATGCGCAACAGCCTCTCCCCGGAGCAGCGGGCGGAGCTCGACGAACTCGCCCAGCAGGCTTTCGGAGCGCCAGAGCTCGGCAAAGCGCTCGCCGAACTCGGCAGCCGCCTCGAAAACGCCCGGCCCGGCGAGGATTGGCACGGCCAGGAAGCATTCCATGGCGAAGCCCCCCTCGGGCTCGGCGCGGGCGCGCGGGCGATGGCGGACATCGCCGAACTCGATCAGTTGGCCGACGCGCTGTCCCAAGGCTACGACGGCGCGCGAGTGGAGGACGTGGACATGGACGCGCTGCGCCGCCAGCTCGGCGACGAAGCCGCCGCAGACCTTCGCCGCCTGTCGGAGTTAGAGCGCGCGCTCGTGGAGGAGGGGTTCCTGCAGCGAGGCGCAGACGGCCAATGGCGCCTTTCCCCCAAGGCGATGCGCCAACTCGGCCAAGCGGCGTTCCGCGACTTGGTCGGGGACGTCGGCGCGCGCGCAGGGGCGCGGGAGACTCGCAGGGCCGGGGCGGCCGGGGAGCCGACCGGGCAATCGCGGCCCTGGCAGTTCGGGGACCTGCAACCGTGGGACATCCCTCGGACAGTGGGCAACGCAGTGCTCCGATCCGTCGCGCGCGGCCAGGCCGCCCCGCCCCTGCGCCTGCATGTGGACGACGTCGAGGTCCAAGAAACAGAGGCACGCCAACAAGCCGCCGTCGCCCTGCTGGTCGACACGTCGTTCTCGATGGTGGTCGAAGACCGATGGTTGCCGATGAAGCGCACCGCGTTGGCGCTGCAGCATCTGGTCGCAACACGTTTCCGCTCGGACGCGCTGCAGATCGTCGGATTCGGCAGACACGCACGGGCTCTCACCGCCGCAGAACTCGTCGCGCTCGACAGCGTCCACCAGCAGGGCACGAACCTGCATCACGCGGTGTTGCTCGCCCTGCGGCACCTGCGGCGGCACCCGAACGCGCAACCAGTGCTGCTCATCGTCACCGACGGGGAGCCGACCGCGCATGTGGACGAACAGTCCGGCGAAGCGGTGTTCCAGTACCCCACCAGCCATACGACGCTGCGGCTGACCGTCGACGCGCTCGACCAAACGGCCAAACTGGGGGCGCACACCACGATCGTGCGGCTCGGCGACGATCCGGGGCTCGCGCATTTCCTCGACCAAGTGGCCCGCCGGATCGGCGGACGAGTCGTCGCGACGGACGCCGACGGTTTGGGCGCCGCAGTGGTCAGCGATTATCTGCGCGCCAGGCGCAGCGGATGA
- the metG gene encoding methionine--tRNA ligase, which yields MTRTPYYLTTAITYANGAPHFGHAYEFISADAFARFARLDGKDVFFSVGMDEYGQKVQQSAEKEGISPQEFVDRVAERFLELHAALGSSYDRFIRTTEPGHTASVQELWRRMDANGDIYQGSYTGWYSVRDEAFYGEEETCVGEDGVRIASATGTPVAWTEESTYFFRLSAYQDRLLALYEEHPEFIGPDSRRNEIVRFVSQGLKDLSVSRSSFNWGVPVPGDPEHVMYVWVDALTNYLTAIGFPGDEAGVAKFWPADLQIIGKDITRFHAVYWPAFLLSAGFAPPKRVFGHGFVLNKGHKMSKSAGTGLDPFWLIETFGQDAVRFFALREIPYGQDGSYSDEAIVTRANAELSNGLGNLAQRCLTMIAKNFGGTVPDPGALAAEDEALLAQADGMLAAYRPHFAAQRPDLAIAAVFDVVSLANGYFTAQAPWTLKEDLGRMGTILYTTAEVVRQAAILLQPAMPQASEKLLDLLGQSSGARMFADLPARLAPGLALPEPKAVFPRLATPKEDV from the coding sequence ATGACGAGGACCCCGTATTACCTGACCACGGCCATCACGTACGCGAACGGCGCCCCGCACTTCGGGCACGCCTATGAGTTCATCTCGGCGGACGCCTTCGCCAGATTCGCCCGCCTGGACGGCAAGGACGTGTTCTTCAGCGTGGGCATGGACGAATACGGGCAAAAGGTCCAGCAGAGCGCCGAGAAAGAAGGCATCAGCCCGCAGGAGTTCGTGGACCGGGTGGCGGAACGGTTTTTGGAGCTGCACGCCGCGCTCGGCAGCTCGTACGACAGGTTCATCCGCACCACCGAGCCCGGGCACACCGCTTCGGTGCAGGAGCTGTGGCGGCGGATGGACGCGAACGGCGACATTTACCAGGGCAGCTACACCGGCTGGTACAGCGTCCGGGACGAAGCTTTTTACGGCGAAGAGGAGACCTGCGTCGGCGAGGACGGCGTCCGGATCGCCTCGGCGACGGGCACGCCCGTCGCCTGGACCGAGGAGTCGACGTACTTTTTCCGCCTCTCCGCCTATCAGGACCGGCTGCTCGCGCTCTACGAGGAGCATCCCGAGTTCATCGGCCCGGACTCCCGGCGCAACGAGATCGTGCGCTTCGTGTCGCAGGGCTTGAAAGACTTGTCCGTCTCCCGGTCGAGCTTCAACTGGGGCGTCCCGGTGCCGGGAGACCCCGAGCATGTCATGTACGTGTGGGTGGACGCGCTCACCAACTATTTGACGGCGATCGGCTTTCCCGGCGACGAGGCGGGGGTCGCGAAGTTCTGGCCCGCGGACTTGCAGATCATCGGGAAGGACATCACCCGGTTCCACGCTGTGTACTGGCCCGCGTTCCTGCTCTCCGCAGGTTTCGCGCCGCCGAAACGGGTGTTCGGGCACGGTTTCGTGCTCAACAAAGGCCATAAGATGTCCAAGTCCGCGGGCACCGGGCTCGACCCGTTCTGGCTCATTGAGACGTTCGGCCAGGACGCGGTGCGCTTCTTCGCCTTGCGCGAGATCCCGTACGGGCAGGACGGCTCCTACAGCGACGAGGCGATTGTGACGCGGGCGAACGCGGAGCTGTCGAACGGGCTCGGGAACCTGGCGCAGCGCTGCCTGACCATGATCGCGAAAAACTTCGGCGGGACCGTGCCAGACCCAGGCGCGCTCGCCGCCGAGGACGAGGCGCTGCTCGCGCAGGCCGACGGCATGCTCGCCGCATACCGTCCGCACTTTGCGGCGCAGCGCCCCGATTTGGCGATCGCGGCCGTGTTCGACGTCGTTTCCTTGGCCAACGGCTACTTCACCGCGCAAGCGCCCTGGACCCTCAAGGAGGACCTTGGGCGGATGGGCACGATCCTGTACACGACCGCCGAAGTGGTCCGCCAGGCGGCGATCCTGCTGCAGCCCGCAATGCCGCAGGCGAGTGAGAAGCTGCTCGACTTGCTCGGCCAAAGCAGCGGAGCCCGGATGTTCGCCGACCTGCCCGCCCGGCTCGCGCCGGGGCTCGCGCTGCCCGAGCCCAAGGCTGTGTTCCCGAGGCTGGCCACGCCGAAAGAAGACGTGTGA
- a CDS encoding TatD family hydrolase translates to MAQSKSKEPPPLPEPVGSLVDAHTHLDACGARDAASVGEILGRAESAGVGRVVTVADGLDSAEFAVSAAHWDPRVWAAVAVHPSRAGAVDETAKTKLEALARDPRTVAVGETGLEWFWLGKLEGCASKAEQFEAFRWHIDLAKRVGKPLMIHNREADEDVLKTLDEEGAPETVIMHCFSSDATMARECVDRGYVLSFSGTVSFTNAALLREAAPLVPPGQMLVETDAPFLTPHPYRGAPNEPYCLPYTVRSLAALRGVAPEELAAASTAVAERVYGIGR, encoded by the coding sequence GTGGCACAGTCCAAATCCAAAGAACCGCCTCCGTTGCCGGAGCCAGTCGGCTCCTTGGTCGACGCGCACACCCACCTCGACGCGTGCGGAGCGCGGGACGCGGCTTCGGTCGGCGAGATCCTCGGCCGCGCCGAGTCTGCCGGGGTCGGCCGAGTCGTGACCGTGGCGGACGGTCTGGACTCCGCCGAATTCGCCGTGTCCGCCGCGCATTGGGACCCTCGGGTGTGGGCCGCAGTGGCGGTGCACCCGTCTCGGGCGGGCGCAGTGGACGAGACCGCGAAGACGAAACTGGAGGCACTTGCCCGCGACCCGAGGACCGTGGCCGTCGGGGAGACCGGGCTGGAATGGTTTTGGCTCGGCAAACTCGAAGGCTGCGCGAGCAAAGCGGAGCAATTCGAGGCTTTCCGTTGGCACATCGACCTCGCGAAGCGCGTCGGCAAACCGCTCATGATCCACAACCGCGAGGCCGACGAGGACGTGCTGAAAACGCTGGACGAGGAGGGGGCGCCCGAGACGGTCATCATGCACTGCTTCTCCTCAGACGCGACGATGGCGCGCGAGTGCGTGGACCGCGGCTACGTGCTGTCCTTCTCCGGCACGGTGAGTTTCACCAATGCCGCGTTGCTGCGCGAGGCGGCGCCGCTGGTTCCCCCCGGGCAGATGCTGGTCGAGACCGACGCGCCTTTTTTGACCCCGCACCCGTACCGGGGGGCCCCGAACGAGCCGTACTGCTTGCCGTACACCGTCCGCTCGCTCGCCGCGCTGCGCGGCGTGGCTCCGGAGGAGCTCGCCGCCGCGAGCACGGCTGTCGCCGAGCGGGTCTACGGCATTGGGCGGTGA
- a CDS encoding peptidylprolyl isomerase, with product MSNATQTATLHTNRGDIKVGLFGNHAPKTVANFVGLATGELAYTAENASGEAEGPFYDGSVFHRVIDGFMIQGGDPTGTGRGGPGYRFEDEFHPELKFDKPYLLAMANAGPGTNGSQFFITVDATPHLNRKHTIFGEVTDEESKKVVDAIATTEVDRSDRPVDPVFIERVTVSE from the coding sequence ATGAGCAACGCAACCCAGACCGCGACCCTGCACACCAACCGAGGCGATATCAAAGTCGGGCTTTTCGGCAACCACGCCCCGAAGACGGTGGCGAATTTCGTCGGCCTGGCCACTGGCGAGCTGGCGTACACCGCGGAGAACGCGTCCGGCGAAGCCGAGGGCCCGTTCTACGACGGCTCGGTCTTCCACCGTGTGATCGACGGCTTCATGATCCAAGGCGGGGACCCCACGGGCACGGGCAGGGGCGGACCGGGCTACCGCTTCGAGGACGAGTTCCATCCTGAGCTGAAGTTCGACAAGCCGTACCTTTTGGCCATGGCGAACGCCGGTCCCGGCACCAACGGCTCGCAGTTCTTCATCACTGTCGACGCGACGCCGCACCTGAACCGCAAGCACACCATTTTCGGCGAGGTCACCGACGAGGAGTCCAAGAAGGTCGTGGACGCGATCGCCACCACCGAGGTGGACCGCAGCGACCGCCCGGTGGACCCGGTCTTCATCGAGCGCGTGACGGTCTCCGAGTAG
- a CDS encoding aminodeoxychorismate synthase component I, with protein MRVECLGEGAGPGSVLRALRLIAAQAGSAPPAALIGDWFGSRAVLAPSLLALPGAQLPDFGPAARSGAQAAAAPAVGGGWIGALAYPDRAGADGLPAVAGGFAEQVLRLDQEGLWWFESLDDKPCPNRLREAVREGGSAGPFACSWTPPDQGAHEQSVRACLAAIAEGEIYQACVTTNFTGELQGDPMDFFLAVAEASRPAKAAYVAGDWGAVASFSPELYLRRQGTSVVESPIKGTLPRQLDPALLRSSAKDIAENVMIVDLVRHDLGQLARTGSVRVVELLDVREAPGVWHLVSSVAAEIDPHVSDRELVAATFPPASVTGTPKLRARELLSAWEPEGRGMYCGAVGMSSPEQGLELNVAIRTVSITPAGTMRLGVGGGVTADSEPEQEWQECLDKASSILDHSSNGARASLTFLA; from the coding sequence ATGCGCGTTGAATGTCTTGGCGAGGGAGCCGGCCCGGGTTCCGTCCTGCGCGCCCTGCGCCTGATCGCCGCGCAGGCCGGTTCGGCCCCGCCAGCCGCGCTCATCGGCGACTGGTTCGGCTCGCGCGCCGTCCTCGCCCCGAGCCTGCTCGCCCTCCCCGGCGCCCAGCTGCCCGACTTCGGCCCAGCGGCCCGCTCGGGCGCCCAGGCCGCCGCCGCGCCCGCCGTCGGCGGCGGCTGGATCGGCGCCCTCGCCTACCCGGACCGGGCCGGGGCCGACGGACTGCCCGCTGTGGCGGGAGGGTTCGCCGAACAGGTGCTGCGACTGGACCAGGAGGGCCTCTGGTGGTTCGAATCCCTCGACGACAAGCCGTGCCCCAACCGGCTGCGCGAAGCAGTCCGGGAAGGCGGGAGCGCGGGCCCGTTCGCCTGCTCGTGGACGCCGCCCGATCAGGGAGCCCATGAGCAGTCGGTGCGCGCGTGCCTTGCGGCCATCGCCGAAGGCGAGATCTACCAGGCGTGTGTGACCACGAACTTCACCGGAGAGCTGCAGGGGGACCCGATGGACTTCTTCCTGGCCGTCGCGGAGGCCTCCCGGCCCGCGAAAGCCGCGTATGTGGCAGGCGACTGGGGGGCCGTGGCATCCTTCAGCCCTGAGCTCTACCTGCGAAGACAGGGCACGAGCGTCGTGGAGAGCCCCATCAAAGGCACCTTGCCCAGACAGCTCGACCCAGCGCTGTTGCGCTCCTCGGCCAAAGACATCGCGGAGAACGTGATGATCGTCGACCTGGTCCGCCACGACCTCGGCCAACTCGCGCGCACCGGCTCGGTGCGCGTCGTCGAGCTCTTGGACGTGCGCGAAGCACCAGGGGTGTGGCATCTGGTCTCGAGCGTGGCGGCCGAGATCGACCCCCATGTCAGCGACCGCGAACTCGTCGCCGCCACCTTCCCGCCCGCCTCCGTCACCGGCACGCCGAAGCTCAGGGCGCGCGAGCTGCTCTCGGCATGGGAGCCCGAAGGGCGCGGCATGTACTGCGGGGCGGTCGGGATGTCCTCGCCCGAACAAGGGCTCGAACTCAATGTGGCGATTCGGACAGTGTCGATCACACCTGCCGGAACAATGCGGCTCGGGGTCGGCGGGGGCGTCACCGCCGACTCCGAGCCGGAGCAGGAATGGCAAGAATGCCTCGACAAAGCCTCGAGCATCCTCGATCACTCGTCGAACGGCGCGAGGGCCTCATTGACGTTTTTGGCCTGA